The DNA window GGTATAATGCCCAATTTCTTGCAGTTAGGTGTGTCAGTGGCGTGGCAGCTACTCGTGGCGGCGATGGGGCAGCTACCCACGGCAGCAGGAGGCAAGAGAATGGGGTGAGAAGTAGCAGTGAGCTCTGGAGCTCTCTTTTCGTGCTATGCATTAAAGATCTTGCCTTTCTTGCTCCCTTTTCTTAGAGATCCCCTCTCTAATGGTTCCTGGGATCTCCTAGAAGGAGCTTGATGTTGTTGTTCTGCCCGTGCTGCTAGCTCTTAGAAGGTTGTGTTGATTGAACTTTTCACTGTGTTTCTTAGTTGATCCCTTCTATTTTTGCTGTGAATGGAAATTTTCAGTTGGATCCGTTTAATTTGGGAGTTGATGTACTGTTCTTTTGGAGTTCTCAAATtagccggggggggggggggggggagtgaATGGGCTAAATTTTTAGTTGGATCCGTTTAATTTGGGAGTGAATGGAATATTGTGTGAATCGTGGCAAAATTTTCAGCACCATTCTTGCCAAATTACAAAGGCTACATACACAGCCATGTTATGTACAGATCAGGTAAATAACCTACATATAATACATAAGCATGTACCAGCTACCAAGAACAATGCTACCTCAGATTTACAGAAACTGCATCAGTTGCTGTTTATGTTTTCTAGCTCTCATTTCCCTGGATAATGGCAGAATCCTTTGTTGAAGTTTTCTAGTTATCATTTGCCTGGAGTAATGGCATACTCCTTTCAGTTGGTGAGCCAGGGACGAATGGGACGAATCCTCGGCCCCCAAACACTGGCCTCATGAAGGCGTTGTCGAACTTGCGCCAGTAATGGTGGACTGAGCGTGTCGGGCTCGCCAAGAGCAGACGGAGGCTCGTCGGTCGGCGAATGCCAATTCCAGTACCATTCTCAGCATCAACCTCAGACTCGTTTAGGATCAGTGGATCAAGGAAGGATTTTGGACTAGGTGGATCTGAAAGCGCACTCGCTTCCCTGCTGAGGTGCCTTGCTGGAATCAGGAGTCTAATCAATGGCTTTGTCAGCAGCCCAAACACCtgaggaaaaacaaaagatatttgattttaccAAAACTGAGTCGTGACATTGTTTGGATAATGGCTTTCATATTAGCTGTGACTTGCTAAATCAAAGGATGTACTGGACAGGAGTGTGATTGTTTGAGAGAGAACTTACCATTGTGCTCAAAAGAACAATAGTGATTGTACTGGTGATCATAATAGCATTGCTAGGGAGCTGAGTGTGGCCTGACCTTGTGAACTGCAAGTGCCAAAGTGACAAGTTTTGGATCAGCACACagattgaaaaaaacaattaacacacaaaaaaacagCCTTTTCATCAATCAATTTATAAGCAGGCCAGCTGCATGTCTTTACCAGGCAGCAAGGCAAATATGACATTTCGAGATCACACAACCTTTGACCATGATACAAGCCAAAGCACAGATCAAATGTATCAGACATAAGGTGTAACCTTATTGTAGGCCAAAGCAATGGAGACAGCACCCCTCATCAGACCCGCCCACCAAATGATAACCTGAATAACCGACATCATGTAGTAAGTAACCTGAATTAAAAGAGAACATAACAAGCCTAAGATGCTGCTAAATAAAACACTCACTTGCTGCCTAATAGATATCTTCCCCCCTTCAGATTTTTTGGTCAAATTTGCCAAAAATGATAGTGGGAAAACAAATGCAGCTCTTGCAACCAGCACCAGGAACAAAAGAGTGGAGCTCAAGGCAATAGATTTCATTGGGCTTCACAGGAAAAAGAAataccatatattaattaggaaCTGAACTATTTCATATGTTTACTTCACACGCACACAAACAAGCACAGAGAGCATACCTGTATGCTTCGCTAACAATCTTCCACTTCTCTATATCCAATGCATCCATACCAACATAGAGAAACAGAAAAGTCTCTGCGATAAATGACAATGTGGCAAAGGCGTGCCTGTTGAGTAATTAGAGAAGCATCAGTGAGGTCCATAATTTAAAGAATGGCAGATTTGGAATCATCGAGtccaaaaaatgaaaatgggaTGGCAAGTTTTCTGAAATAAACCATAGAGATACTTACTTGGTTGTGACCCTGGAACTCTCTGTTACATTATGCCAGGTATAGTGCGACATTACAATACCACAGAAGAACACTGTGAGAATACCGCTCAAATCAAGCAACTGCCCCAAAAAGAAACAGGTCAGTATCAAGTACAATTACATTTAAGCTAATGTTGCTGAAATGTGCGGTATCTATATGATGTTCATAGTACAGGGTGCTTACTTCAGCCAGCATGTAGGATAAGTAAGCCATGAGCATCATAATAGAAACTTCACGATCAGTGGAATGCCTGGAATGAATGTACAGTTAAAGGGGGGAAATAATGGATTAGAGAATTATTTCAGAATATCTGTTGATTCATCATGCAGGTATGAACCAAATAATGCAGTGTGTTAAGTACAAACCTGCCaaagtacaatttttttatgataaaagcACTAAGAAGTCCAGCCTGCAGTCATAGCATACTttagcaaaaataaatattgacaGAGCTAAAGATTGGAGTGAGCTTGAGAGAACTTACAGCCACTCCAAGAAAGGTGCTTGTGGCAAACAGATAAAGGAAGTTGCCAATAAATTGCAAGAATTTAACACTACTGAAATTTGCCAGATCAAAGTTCTGGATTGCATTGAAAAGCACAACTGATGTTGCATCATTGACAACACCTTCCCCAAAAACCAAGCTGTACAACAAGGGTGTGTCATCTTGGCTCAACACCTGCAAGGTGCATACAGAGTCTGTTGCGGAGAATATTGCCCCAAGTGCTGAAAAAAGTTCACATATAGATCAAGTCAAAAGCAAGAAACACAGACATGCAATCGAAATGCTTGCGCATTAGGTCTAAGAACTGACCAAGATAGTCTCCAAGATCAAGGGAACCAATGTTCAGCCTTGATATTAGTCCTATAGCACCTGTGATAGAATATACAAGTGAATCAGATGAGCACAAAGCAACATTTCAGGTTAAATTTAAAGAGGTAAACAACTTACCGAGGGAAATTACAGTGAAAGAGATCAGGGTCCCAACCGCACCAAACAATGTAATAGTCATGAAGTTCCGGAAAAACTGTTTCTTCTTAACTTGGAACCTGTTTcaggaaacaaaacaaaacggTAAGCCATAAATCAGCTAGCCGATTAAGGTTAAACTTTAACTGATGTACTCATGAAATTTAATGTATACCACTGTTTCTTACTATTGTCAAAAAGTAGCATTTAAGATTAGAGCATTGAATTGGTATAATTATGTGCACCATGTTTGTGAAGTTGACAACAAGGGATACCTTAATtaacaaaatcaatttcaaatgaaaagataagaaGTAATACTTCCCCTTCCAAAGACTACAGATTGAAGAAAAACAATTAGATGTCTTAATTAGCATAATATTTCAAGGAAAGAAGTAATAGCTGCATCATTTACCAAAACCCATAACACATTCCAGCATGCAGATCAGCTCAACTAAATTGCTGCATTGCTAGTCTGCTACTTCTTCCTTTATCACTACTTTTGCAAAGACAACTCTAGCACCATATTAGAACATCTTATTCGCATGAAACAACTTACCCTGCATTGAATATGATTGGCGGGAGCAGGTAAATGAAGAACAGATCCTCACTAAACACCAGTATGCGCGAATGCTTCCAGCTCGACGCC is part of the Oryza brachyantha chromosome 11, ObraRS2, whole genome shotgun sequence genome and encodes:
- the LOC102711105 gene encoding sodium/hydrogen exchanger 2-like, which codes for MEVGLGMGLGEPPADYGSIAAVGLFVALICVCIVVGHLLEESRWMNESITALIIGLGTGAVILMASSWKHSRILVFSEDLFFIYLLPPIIFNAGFQVKKKQFFRNFMTITLFGAVGTLISFTVISLGAIGLISRLNIGSLDLGDYLALGAIFSATDSVCTLQVLSQDDTPLLYSLVFGEGVVNDATSVVLFNAIQNFDLANFSSVKFLQFIGNFLYLFATSTFLGVAAGLLSAFIIKKLYFGRHSTDREVSIMMLMAYLSYMLAELLDLSGILTVFFCGIVMSHYTWHNVTESSRVTTKHAFATLSFIAETFLFLYVGMDALDIEKWKIVSEAYSPMKSIALSSTLLFLVLVARAAFVFPLSFLANLTKKSEGGKISIRQQVIIWWAGLMRGAVSIALAYNKFTRSGHTQLPSNAIMITSTITIVLLSTMVFGLLTKPLIRLLIPARHLSREASALSDPPSPKSFLDPLILNESEVDAENGTGIGIRRPTSLRLLLASPTRSVHHYWRKFDNAFMRPVFGGRGFVPFVPGSPTERSMPLLQANDN